AGATGTCATTCAGCTGCAATAGATTAATATTGACAATTTCTGCAAATACCGGAGTTGCAAAAGTAACTGTAGCTAATAGCTGTAAAAATATGCTGCACCCAGGTGATATAAGTTTCATATTTTTTGATTAGCAGATTTTATCTAGATAATTGATAAATTTATTTTTGTCATACCACTACGTATATTGCCAAAATCAAATATACATTTGAATATTTAATATTTACTTAATATATAGTGAGTTGCAGATCCCCGACTTCTATAAGAAGTCGGGGATCTTTTTTGCAAATAATAAAAAAGCTAAAAATTCAGGTAATACCAAAAGATAGAAGATATCCCTGAGATAAAAACTTATTGTAATAACGCAACTTCTATCTCAGGTTAATAATTGTGACTAAAAGTGAAATTGTGCATCAACAAAGACCGCTGATTGTTGCGGGAATTATTTTAGGATTGGGTTTAAGTGGCTTTATTGACGGAATTTTACTGCACCAAATCTTGCAATGGCATCACATGGTCAGTACTATTAAACCTTTAACCAACGACTCTAATATAGATTTAAATATGGTCTGGGATGGCTTATTTCATGCCTTAGACTTTGGATTAACCGTGACAGGAATCATCCTTTTGTGGCGTGCTGGCGGTCGTGATGATGTTGATTGGTCATCATCAACCTTTTTTGGGTCTATACTCATCGGAGCAGGATTATTTGATGTAGTTGAAGGCATAATTGACCACCAAATTCTCGGTATCCATCATGTGAAGCCAGGAACAAATCAGTTAGCTTGGGATTTGGGATTTATCGTATTTGGTGCGTTGCTTGTGTTTGTTGGCTGGATAATGCTACAAAAGAGCAAAAAAAGTTACTAACTTTCTTTATGTCTACTGATACCTTTGAAAAAACTAGCTGGAGTTGGGAAGTATCTCAATTTCAGCAACAAATCGGCGAATGGATAGAATACCAATTTGACCGCTTTCAAAATTCTGTACCAAACTTGTCGCCAGACTGGAAAATTAGTCCTTGGCTGAGTAATTTACTAATTTTGTTGTTTTGGTTGATACTTGCAGTATTTTTAGCTTTCGTAGCTTGGCGCTTATGGCAAGAATTCAGTCCATATATATATTCTTGGTTATCTGGGGGTAAAGATGCTGCGGATGCTGCGGCGAGAAATCGCGTCAATGATTTATCTGTAGCACTGTTGCTAGAGCGATCGCAAGAATTTTACCGTCAAGGTAATTATCGTGAAGCTTGTCGTTGTCTTTACTTGGCAATTTTACAACACTTGCATGATATAAAGCTGGTTCCTCACAAATTTAGCCGCACAGATGGAGAATATTTACAGGTGCTACGTTCAACTGTTACCCCAATACAACCTTACGAAACCTTGATTACAACCCATGAACAATTATGCTTTGGTAATGCTGAGATTTTGCCAGAAAATTATCAACAATGTCAGCAAGCTTATCAAGAAATTATTAATCAACAACACAACTCAGCACTCAATTTATGACCAAATCAAACCGCATTGCTTGGATGGGAGCGATCGCACTTGGTGTAATAATTTTACTTAGTTTATTCGCTGCTCCTAATACTAAAATTTATACTGGTTCTACTTATAGTCGGGCTGCTGATGGCTATGGTGCTTGGTATGCTTATATGCAGCAACAAGGAATAACTATTCAGCGTTGGCAAAAGCCTCTAGAAAATTTTAAACCTGAAAAAACTCCTGTCACTATGTTAAGGGTGATTAGTTCGCCTAGGGAAGCTTATTTGTTATTTGACGAACAGGAATGGTTAGATAAAGGCAATAATTTAGTAATTTTAGGTGTCAAAACACCTGTAACAGAAGCTAAATTTCACTCTCTGCTAAAATCAAATTTTGGTGATATTAAAATTGCCACAAAAAGACGTAATATCAAAGTAGAAAAACCAAGCATTTCTTTAGGCGATCGCTTTGGTGCTGTTGTTTGGGAAGAAAAAAAAGAAAAAGGTAAAGTAATTTTTTCTAATACTCCCTATTTAGCAGCTAATGCCTATCAAGATAATTTAAGCAACTTTCAATATCTTGCCAGCTTAGTCAACCAAAAAGGCAACAAATTATTTGTAGATGAATATATTCATGGTTATAAAGATTCAGATGTCAAGCAGAGTGAAGGTGAAGGCGACTTATTCAGCTATTTTGCCAAAACACCTCTGTTTCCTGCACTAATTCAAGTAGGAGTTTTACTATTAGTTTTAATTTGGGCGAAAAATCAACGCTTTGGTAAACCAATAGCCTTAGAAACTCCAGTTATAGATAACAGCCAAGCATATATCCAAGCACTAGCAGGAGTATTAGAAAAAGCTGAATCTACCGATTTTGTTGTAGACATTGTAGGTAAAGAAGAACAAATACAACTACAAAAATCTTTAGGATTAGGCACAACATTACTAGAACACCAAACACTTTTGCAAGTTTGGCAAGAAAAAACAGGTGCAAATACAGCAGAACTCGACGCAGTATTAAAATTATCTACCCAAAAACAGCACATAAGTGAACGAGAACTGTTAAGCTGGTTGGCGAAATGGCGAACCCTGAAGGAAATACCCAAGTAATTTCCTATTTTGCGCTAACTTTGACAGCAGCGGCTGTATGTTTATACTTGAGCATTTTATTCATAAAAATTATGAGCCAAAATCATTCTGTATTTATTGACCTTGACCAAAACCTTAATCAAATCATCGTCGGACAATCTAGCCTCATAAAGCAGTTGCTAGTGGCTTTATTAGCAGGTGGACATGTAATTTTAGAAGGTGTACCCGGAACAGGTAAAACACTTTTAGTCAAAGTATTAGCGCAATTAATTCAAGGAGAATTTCGCCGCATTCAACTTACACCAGATGTCTTACCTTCCGACATTACAGGAACAAACATTTTTGATTTAAATAGTCGCAATTTCACCTTAAAGAAAGGGCCAGTTTTTACAGAAGTCTTACTAGCAGATGAAATTAACCGTACTCCTCCCAAAACTCAAGCGGCGCTGTTAGAAGCAATGGAAGAAATGCAAGTTACTTTAGATGGTGAAAGTTTACCTTTACCGGATTTATTTTGGGTAATTGCGACACAAAACCCCTTGGAATTTGAAGGGACTTATCCTTTACCAGAAGCGCAGTTAGATAGGTTCTTATTCAAACTATTAGTAGATTATCCCGACCAAGCCGCCGAAAAGCAAATGTTACTTAATCGTCAAGCCGGTTTTGCA
This window of the Nostoc sp. HK-01 genome carries:
- a CDS encoding ATPase, which encodes MANPEGNTQVISYFALTLTAAAVCLYLSILFIKIMSQNHSVFIDLDQNLNQIIVGQSSLIKQLLVALLAGGHVILEGVPGTGKTLLVKVLAQLIQGEFRRIQLTPDVLPSDITGTNIFDLNSRNFTLKKGPVFTEVLLADEINRTPPKTQAALLEAMEEMQVTLDGESLPLPDLFWVIATQNPLEFEGTYPLPEAQLDRFLFKLLVDYPDQAAEKQMLLNRQAGFAARRIDISSLKPVATVADILEARQEVKRVQVSEKIIDYLLALVRASRQFPDLALGASPRAAGAWLQTSQAAAWLAGRDFVTPDDVKAVASPLLRHRLLLKPEAMLDGLQIDAIIASVINQVQVPR